The Pseudanabaena sp. PCC 6802 genomic interval CCAATGGTTGGTATCAATAAGCGATACAAGCATAACTGAGAGCAGGTTTTGGGATATGGAGGATAGGGAACTCGAATCCCTGGCCTCTGCGGTGCGATCGCAGCGCTCTACCAACTGAGCTAATCCCCCAAGTGGGTGCTTCACCACATTACGCGGCAATGGGAAGCAGTGTCAATATGTTTTAATGCCCGCCAGGATACAGGAGAGTTGTATGCTTAACTGGATTGCTGTTGAAATATTTGCATGGCTAGAGATCGCGAACCCAGAGTCAGTTTACTGCTATATCACCTGTTCAAGTGGTCGGTGGTCAGTCCCGTCCTGCATGTATGCTTTCGCGGTCGCATCTATGGTGCGGAAAATGTACCAAAAACTGGCGCGATCGTAGTCGTTAGCAACCATGCTAGCGATTTCGATCCCCCCATTGTTTCTAACTGCGTAGGACGACCCGTGGCATTTATGGCAAAGGAAGAGTTGTTTGCCATACCCGTACTCAGTCAGGCAATTAGTTTGTACGGAGCCTATCCTGTCAAGCGGGGATCTGGCGATCGCGGTGCGATTCGAGCTGCGATCGCGTCGCTAGAGAATGGATGGGCGACAGGGGTATTTTTACAGGGGACGCGGACTGCGGACGGACGCATCAGCGATCCCAAGCTAGGTGCGGCTTTAATTGCCGCTAAAACTAATGCGCCACTGTTACCAGTGAGTTTATGGGGCACTCAAGCCATCTTGCCCAAAGGCGCTAAGTTTCCCCATTGCTACCCTGTAACCATTAGGATTGGGCAGGTTATTCCACCGCCGGAAAATAGCGATCGCGCTACCCTGGAAGCCCTAACCGCAAAATGCGCGGCTGAGATTAACGCGCTCCACGATCTGGGTCGCTGATTGCCCAATCTGTTGAGGGCAGAGACATAGGGCAGGCACGGAGGCACTGCCCCTACAATTATTGGGTACGTTTTCGTGCGGAAATCGCCTTAGCAGGCTAACTATCGCCGAGGATTTTTGACTTAAATCCCTTTACACTGTCTACCAACTCCTGACGACTCTTGGCAAAAATTAGGTAGCGGTACACAAACCAGATCGTGTAGCCAAGTCCCACCAACTTCAGTACTGGCTCTAATAAAGGCAGACTGTCGATAAAGTTGAGAACTTTGGTAGCCAGAATAACTAAGGGAATAGAGGCTAATACAATTACCCCAATCAGCACAAAGGGCTTTTGTTCGCCACTAAAGCTAGTTTGCAACTGTTTGAGTAACTTATTGGCAAAGTCTTTAGCTTGTTGGGCAATTTGCTCGGAGGCACTAGCACCTGGCTCCGCCGACGGAGTAGCAGATGCACTGGCTTCCGTCCCTTCAGTTTCAATAGCTACTGGTGCAGTTGTGGCCTGGTCAGCCTCTACTGTTTCAGGTGAAGTAGTAGGAGCCTTGGGTTCCTGCTCCACCTTAGCTTCAGGGCTATTCGATACTTCATCGTTTGCATTCATGGCTTCGCGCTCACACTCAATATTATGTTTGGCAAATTCATTCTAGTAGTTTTTATAGACCTGTAAAGGCGATCGCACTAGTGGAGAGCGATCGCCTTTATACTGGAGTTTAGACTAAAAAGTGGTAAAAAGCAGCCAGCCATTGCAGACTGACCGCTTGATGATGGAAGCTGAAAAGACTATAAAATCAACAGCTTCATCATGATTAGTTTGGATAAACTTGAGCAATTTCGCAAGTACACGTACGAAATTATAGGGAACGGGAGAGATGCGCTGTTCGACTTGATGGATGCGGTACTGACGAGTCGGAGTGTTTCATCGTTTGTGGAACTTTCGTTAAGCCCATTATTTCGGAGGGAGTGGTCGAGTATCTATGAAGCACTGCAAGATAGTCATCCTCCACGTGAAGACTTGATGAAGCAATACATACAGCAAATGCCGGCAGCAGAGGTGACGATATTGGCGGGCGACCATACAGCCTGGTCGCGTCCCTATGCGGTGACATTACAAGAACGCACCTACGAACATCAACCTCAACCGGGAGTAGGAAGCAAACCTGTTACGGTGGGGCAAGGATACAGCACAATTGCCTGGATTCCAGAGTCAGAAGGGAGTTTTGCCTTACCGTTGCGGCATGAGCGGATCACCAGTTTCGAGAACCCGATTCAGAAAGCCGCTAGTCAGTTACGCTTGGTTTGTGCGGAAATTCCTGGGACTGTGCTTTTCCTGGGGGATGGCGAGTATGGGTGCGCACCATTTTTGCAGCAAACAGCAGACATCCCGTGTATCAAGCTGCTCAGGCTACGCCCCAACCGGGTTCTGTATCATGCCCCAAAGGATTACGAGGGGCATGGGCGACCCCATAAGCATGGAGAGAAATTTAGCCTCAAAGACTCTGACACTTGGTCTATTCCCCAAGCAGACATCACAATTGCAGAGCCTAAACTGGGACGATTGCAAATTCGTCGATGGCCAAACCTGCACTTAAAGCAAGCCGCAGACCATCCCTTTACACTCATTCTGGTCGAACGTCTTGATATGCCTGAATCGAAACCCCTGTGGTTGATTTGGGTCGCTAAAGACGAGCCAATCTTGAGTGAGGTATGGCAAAAATATCTGCGCAGATTTGCCATTGAGCATTGGTATCGCTTGGTGCGTCAACGTCTCCATTGGACAATCCCTCAGCTTTCTACCCCTGCTCAGATGGAGACTTGGTCGGACTTGATGCCTTTACTTACTTGGCAATTGTGGCTCGCTCGTGAACTTGTCCAAGACTCTCCTCTGCCTTGGCAGAAACCGATGACTAAATTGTCTCCTGGTCGAGTTGCAAATGCTTTTGCTTTAGTTTTGGTCAGGATTGGCTCTCCTTCCCCTGACCCTAAACCTCGCGGTAAGTCTCCAGGTTGGCCTCTTGGGAAAAAACGAACCCAACGGATTCGTTATCCTACTGTCAAAAAACGCTATGCCAAGCCCCTCAAAAAAGCTTCCGCTGCAACTGCTTAGCTCAACTTCTTCCCTTTTATCCTCTCTCTCGCTAGTTTCTATCTAGCGAGATGCTTCTTGTTGCCTTTTAGTCTAAACTCCAGTTTATACTTAGCCAACTTCTTTTAAAAGTTCATTTTCCCGCTTGAGTTCATTGAACAGCAGACGAGTAACCTTGAACAAAATCCGGATAATCTTCTGTTTACCACTGATTTTGCTTTCTCTGAGCTTATCTAGAGTCCAGCCATCACCGGACTTTTCGTTAAGTTTCTGGTTGAGCCAAGTTGAGTCATAGCGTTTCGGCAGAATGCTAGTCATTACCCAGGCATATAGCTGAGATCGACACACATCAGAACCACCTAATGCTTTCGTAGACTTGTCCCCAGACTGTTTCTCTACATAGCCAAGCCCCAGGAACAACTGAAACGATCGCAGCGAACGATGACGCTTTTGCATCTTGGGATTACCTGACCTGTTGCAGCCTACCTCATAGTCGATCCACGGCTTGCCATCTATCAGGAATCGCTCGAATGGGTAGCACTGGCAGAGCATTAATGCTTGGTTACGAATGCCGAATCGAAAGCGCTTAAAGACCCTGAGATAAGGCTTAAACTCGCTCAGTGATAGAATTTGCTTGAGTTGAGTCTCCTTGTCAAGCAGGCGTTTTTCCAGCATACAGATCTGCTCCGCATGGAGCTTTGTATATTCAGTAAGGTCTAGCCCTACAGATTTAGCCACGCTCTTGTCATGCAGCTTAGTCATGGCGGCGTAAGTGTGTTTACCTGCCAGGTATCCCCACATTGGACTATGCCCTAATTTCTCGCTCACGTTCGATTTCCGCTGGCATAATTCAGGAAACTCGGTAGCCAGCCGCTGGCGCGTTTGGTTGGTCAGTGCGTTTAACAGCTTGTCGATCTGCTCCGCTTCAAAGAAAGCATCTCGGACAGCAGTTATGGTGCCTGTGGCAAAGTCCAGATATCGTGGCTTTCCATGCACATTGACAAAGCGATCGTCAAAGTAGGTAAGTGCCAGGGCAAAGGCATCTTCATCGTCGCGTTTATTCCTAAAGCCATAGCTTTTACGCTGTGCCGCTAGATCGCCATGCCCAATCCAGAAGATCGGGATGTTGTGGAATGTAGCCAGGTGTCGCCAGAAGTTGCTATACCAAATGCCTGTAGGCTCCATCACGATGCCAATTGGTTTGAGTTCTAAGATTTTGGCGATCGCATCCTCATCGGCTTTAAGTTTGATGATTTCCTGGCGATGGGTTTGGAAGTAGCGTAAAGGCTGCTCTGGATATTCATGCAATGCACAAACAGTAGCGCTATTGCGCCCGATATCAATTCCGAGGATATTCATGATGTCGTTAGAGATATGTGGATATAGACCTATGAATCTCCCAGAAGCCGCGCGACTGTGGCTTAATTCATTCTGTAGGTATAAAGGGCCTCGGTCTGCGAATTAGCAAAGCCTAACGGCTGCCTTCTAGCAGTAGACCTAAAGCCCTTACCGTGTGGTTTTGGAAGCCACACAGCAGACCGCCCACTTTGAAATAGTGAAGGTTGAAGAGTGAAGAGTGAAGATCGAAGAAATTCTTTCTTCCGCCTTCTTTCTTCCGCCCTGCGCCTTTGTTAGCAGGTCGGGTGCTATGCGATTAATCGACTGTTTAGGAATGGGGGCAAGTTCTCCAATGTGGTCAAGGGTGCCAGCACCAAGGGGGCATTTTCTTGCCTGCATTGGTAGTAGCCCGGAAGATCCGAGCGTTGCAGCCTGCACCGTGCATGCCGCGTTCTTTAATAGTCTTGATGTAACTTGGTTTCATTGCATACCTCACATATTTCCTCGTGTATCCAGTCCATGCGGTTGTAGATGCCGGCTGATAGGTCACTCATTTCAAACTGATTCAGTCCCAGCTCGTCAATTAAAAACAGCAGGTTGGTGACGCGGGTGCTTACTTGTACGAAGGCAATAGCCTCTTCATCGCAGTCGTCACGGTCGTTACACATGGGTTTTACCTCGTGGGATGATGGGCTTAATTAATCCAGCGATTGCCACCCAATGCGATCGCTGTTTTAGTTTGCTGATTTTAGGTTAAATCAATTTGACCTTTAGGTCAATAGATAGAAGCTAAAGTACAATTAAATTAACCCATAATGAATACAGATACAGATCTAGAGTCACCACTTATGAGACTGAGAACCCTAAGAAGAATTACGCAGCGCGAGTTAGCCGACGCTTTAAATGTTTCGGTCACAACGATCAAAAACTGGGAGTCAGGGCGCTCTGTGCCTACTCTATCGATCGGCCAATTCAAAACTTTGATGAAAACACTGCGCATCAAAAACATTGAGGAACTCCCCGATAGCTTCGCACCTCAGCCTATTGAAGATCCGCCAGATGATGATTGACTGCGGGCGCGTTAGTTTACGGAGCGCTATTCTCATCGCCTCACATGTCAGTCCACCTCGTCCCTGGTGACTTTAAACTGTATCTAACCTAGCCGTATGCCCAAAACCTACGAGCAGCTAGATCTATTAGCAGCATCGATGCCAGGATCGGGGGTAAAACAAGCCGTAAAGAACCTGTTCTCTCCTGGTGCTGCCCCAGAACAAAAAACCGCTCAGGTGTGGCATCCTGGCGGCTGGCTAGAGCCTTATGCAGTGATTCGGTGCAAGCGCGAGTACTGGTACTGGCGCTACTGCTGGAGGGATGATACGGGCAAGGTGAAGCACAAGCATGTAACGCATTGCAAGGTGCCTGGCGTGAGGTACCTGTTAGGTCAGCGATCGCCTGTAGAGAGTATCCTGCTATTTTTAAAACGCGCTCCAGGCTTATAACTGTGTTCTGGAGCAGGGGGCTGCAACGCAGTTCAGCCCCCACCTGTCCCGACAGCGGCGAGACATCTTTTGGTTTTATCAAGGGGTTAATGCGAAGCTTAACTGAATGCATCAAGGCGGACTGGTAGGGCTTACGCCCACACACTGCGTGTGAGTGAGCGTAGCGGAAAGTGCGGTCTTGGGGTTTCCCCAAGTAGAGCAACTTTCCAAGAGAAACGATTTGAAACTAGAGACCAAACTTGCGCTGAGCTGCAATGTACAAAGACGCGGCGGCACATCTGATGCTTTCCTCTTCGGCAGCGAGGTTATCCAGTTTTTCGCTGGCAGTTATCCAGCAAAACTTGAGTAGATCTGCCTGTTCTGTGACGTAGTGGGCGATCGCTATTTTTTGCTCCGGTGTGAGCGCGAGCTGCTGTTTAACCTGAGTAGGTTGCTCTGCTACTAGCTTGTAGCTCTTACCGTCGTACAGCAGCGTGACTTGCTGCCCTTTGGTTAGAGAAGCGATCGCGTCATCAGGTTTGCCCCAGACTTTGATATCGTCGCCCCCGTCGATAGGCGTAACTACAACGTTGATGCGCTCTCCATGTCCGTAGTCCTTGGGAGTAGACGCAGTGTATTTAACTTTGCCTGCAATTAATGTCGCGCTACTCATCGTCTTCGTCCTCTTCTTCTGTATTTTCCCAGGTCTCGTATGCAAGTTCAGCCTCTTCCAGGTGAAAGATCGCCGCGTCAAGTTCGTCGCAAACGTCATCAATACTGCAATCGCTTCTAAGTTTTTCCGTTTTTTCCAGTAGTCGTCGTAATGCTGCTTTCATTTTGGTTTGGTGTAAATGTGTGGTGAAGTGGGCAGATAGGCTCTGCCCGTGCCTATTAGTTAGAAACTGCTGCTAGAGGCTCTTAAATCTTCCCGATCCGCTTGCCAGTCCTCATAGGAGTAGCACTCAAACGCCTCTTCATCAACACCAACCCACTGTCCATCCTCACTGTAGAAAGGCTTCGACCAAGTGTCGTTTGCATCATAAAAGCAGTCTTGCTGCAAACTTTCTCTGGCTTCTTGCAGTGTTACTTCTGCTTTCTGGGCTTTCTCCCAGCAGAGCGCTTCTAGTCCATCAAAATCTCTGACTTTGGCTTCCAGCAACACACCACTCAGGCGCTGTGGTGTACGGATCGTCACATCCACGCCAAAGCGCTCGTTGACTGCCTCGGCAAAAGTATTAGCCGCTTCGCGACTGGCAAACCCAAAGTAACCAGCCTGAACCCGTGCCATCCTGCCACCTTTGCCCTTACGCTTGAGCGCTTTGGTAATCAGTGCCACGCGATCGCATAGTTTTACTAGCGAGTAGTTGTTTTGCAGTGGTTGCACTGCAACGTGTTGTTTTTGAGCGTACATGTTAGGATTTCCTTAAGAAAACTTGATTTTTCTCAAGCCCCTTGCCTGCTATCCGCCAAGAAAACCAGGTGAGGGGCTAGTCATTTCTGACATGTCTTCATTATAGTATGTATACATATTATAGCAAGACTAACTTGCTTATCTGGTGGCATATTTAGATAAGCAAAACTAATGCTATTTAAATGTGTATACGTGCTAATTTGAAATAATCAGTCGAGGTTCGATTATGGCTGGCACGAAAAGTAGTGGTAGACCGGGCGGCAATCCTGACATTGCGAGCTATGGGTTTACAACCGATAGACCTGAGCCACTGGAAGCGCACTTGCAACTCAGAATCCCAGCGTCTATGAAAGAGGGATTAGATGTTTTGTCAGACAAGAACGAATTTGTCCGACAAGCGATCGCTGCGTGGTTGAGTTTGCCAGCGGATACGATCGCGGCGCTAGAAAAGTTAGGCGATCGCCGCAATGAATTTATTAGGCAAGCGATTAGCGACGCGCTATGCCTATCGGCTGCTGATGCACTTGCCGCAGAGGAGTAATTTAGGGCTTACTCGCCGTAGGCGTATAACTCCGGCACGAGTGATTTTTGCAGATCGAGAGCATTATCCATTGGGGTAACCCCTTGATAAAACCACAAAAAATGTAGCGAGAAGTGTTGCTCCTACTGAGGTGTTTTGTTCTGGA includes:
- a CDS encoding helix-turn-helix domain-containing protein; protein product: MNTDTDLESPLMRLRTLRRITQRELADALNVSVTTIKNWESGRSVPTLSIGQFKTLMKTLRIKNIEELPDSFAPQPIEDPPDDD
- a CDS encoding lysophospholipid acyltransferase family protein, which encodes MARDREPRVSLLLYHLFKWSVVSPVLHVCFRGRIYGAENVPKTGAIVVVSNHASDFDPPIVSNCVGRPVAFMAKEELFAIPVLSQAISLYGAYPVKRGSGDRGAIRAAIASLENGWATGVFLQGTRTADGRISDPKLGAALIAAKTNAPLLPVSLWGTQAILPKGAKFPHCYPVTIRIGQVIPPPENSDRATLEALTAKCAAEINALHDLGR
- a CDS encoding CAAD domain-containing protein, with the protein product MNANDEVSNSPEAKVEQEPKAPTTSPETVEADQATTAPVAIETEGTEASASATPSAEPGASASEQIAQQAKDFANKLLKQLQTSFSGEQKPFVLIGVIVLASIPLVILATKVLNFIDSLPLLEPVLKLVGLGYTIWFVYRYLIFAKSRQELVDSVKGFKSKILGDS
- a CDS encoding NF041680 family putative transposase, whose protein sequence is MISLDKLEQFRKYTYEIIGNGRDALFDLMDAVLTSRSVSSFVELSLSPLFRREWSSIYEALQDSHPPREDLMKQYIQQMPAAEVTILAGDHTAWSRPYAVTLQERTYEHQPQPGVGSKPVTVGQGYSTIAWIPESEGSFALPLRHERITSFENPIQKAASQLRLVCAEIPGTVLFLGDGEYGCAPFLQQTADIPCIKLLRLRPNRVLYHAPKDYEGHGRPHKHGEKFSLKDSDTWSIPQADITIAEPKLGRLQIRRWPNLHLKQAADHPFTLILVERLDMPESKPLWLIWVAKDEPILSEVWQKYLRRFAIEHWYRLVRQRLHWTIPQLSTPAQMETWSDLMPLLTWQLWLARELVQDSPLPWQKPMTKLSPGRVANAFALVLVRIGSPSPDPKPRGKSPGWPLGKKRTQRIRYPTVKKRYAKPLKKASAATA